The sequence CGGGACCTGGTGCGCGCCGGTGTTCCAGCCGGGGGCCGAGTAGAGCAGGAAGCGGCCGGAGTACGGCTTCTTCACGCCGCCGAAGAAGGTGAGCCGCTGGCCGTCCTGGTCGCCGCGGCCGTCCGGAGGGTACTGCTCCTGGTGGAAGCCGGTGGTGGTGTCGAGGTAGCGCTCGACGTGGTCCCAGCCGTTGGCGACGCTGCCGTAGCTCGCCTCCATGGTCAGATAGGCGGGCGCGGCGGCCGCCGAGGCCGGCGCCGCCTGGGCGAAGGCGCCGGTCAGTGCCAGCACCACCGCCAGAATCCACCCGTATCGCTTGCGCACGCCGCGTCAACTCCTCCACGCCGAGGGCCGTTCCGGGACACGGTAGGCGGGCGGGGTGAGATCGACCCATGGCGGCGGGCCACACTTCGGGCCGGCCGGCATGTGGTCCCGCCACCTGTCCTACGCGCCCGGTAACGCGGCAGGCGCGCCACCCGGTCGGGGGTGACGCGCCTGCGGCTTCAGCGGAGGTGACGGACTGTCAGTGGCCGCCCTCGTCGACGACCTCGATGGAGCCGATGTTCGCCTCGATCTCGGCAGCGGGCAGCGCCACGGCGCGAGCCCAGTAGTAGATCGCCAGCGAGAAGCCGGCAACCAGCGCCATGTCCCACCACATCGGGATCACGTTGCGGGCGGAGTCGCCGAAACCGCCGAGGTAGGAGATCACCAGCAGGCCGATCAGGTAGACCGGCAGCCACTGCGCGGCCTTCCAGTTCAGCTTCGGCGCGTTCGGCAGGTTCTTGCTGATCGCGTACGCGGCGTACGAGCCGAGCAGCAGGTAACCGATGATGATCGCCGCACCCAGACGCCACAGGGTGTCCCAGCCGGCCCAGTAGATGATCAGACCGGCGATCACGAAGGCGGCCGGGGAGATGAAGCCGGCGGCCGGCAGCTTGTACGGACGCTCACGGTCGGGCAGGCGGTTGCGGAAGACGCCCAGCGCCAGCGGGGCACCCGCGTACATCAGCACGCTGGCCGAGGAGATGAAGCTGACCAGCTGCTGCCAGCTCGGGAACGGCAGGAAGCAGATCACGCCGGTGACGAAGGACATGAGCAGGCCGAACCACGGCACGCCGCGGGCGTCGGTCTTCTCGAAGGCCTTCGGCGCGTAGCCGTTGCGGCTCAGACCGTAGGAGATCCGGGAGGTGGAGGTGGTGTAGATCAGGCCGGTGCCACCGGGGGAGATGATCGCGTCCAGCCGGAGGACGAACGCCAGCCAGCCGAGGCCGATGACGGTGGCCAGACCGGCGAACGGACCCTCGATGCCCTGGTAGGCCAGGTCGGCCCAGCCCTTGACGAAGGAGCTGCCGGGCAGCGCGCCGATGTAGACGACCTGCAGCAGGGTGTAGATCAGGGTGCCGATGATCACCGAGCCGATGACGGCACGCGGGATGTCACGCTTGGGGTTCTTGCTCTCACCGGAGAGCTGGATCGCCTGCTCGAAGCCGAGCAGCGAGAAGATGATGCCGCTGGTGCTGATCGCGCCGAGCACACCCTTGACGCCGTACGGCAGGAAGCCGTGCGAGGTGAAGTTGCCCGGGTGGAAGTTGGTCAGCGCGAGGATGAAGATCAGGCCCAGCGGAACGGCGATCTTCCACCAGGTAGCCGCGCTGTTGGTGTGCGCCAGCAGGCGCACGCCGAGGAAGTTGACGGCCACGAAGACCGCCATCAGGACCACGGCGACCACGAAACCGGTGACGGTCAGCGTGCCGTTGTCATGCTGCAGACCGCCTACCCAGAACTTGGAGTAGCCGATCATGGCCTCGACCTCGATCGGTGCCACGGTCGCTGCCTGCAGCCAGGAGAACCAGCCGAAGCTCATGCCGGCCAGGCCGCCGAACGCGTAGTGCGGGTACCGCGCGGTGCCGCCCGACACCGGGAACAGCCCGCCGAGCTCGGCGTGGACCAGCGCGAGCAGCACGATCGCGACGGCCCCGATCCCCCACGAGATGATCGCTGCCGGGCCGGCGACGACCACCGCGTTCTTCGCTCCGAAGAGCCAACCGGATCCGATGATCGAGCCCACCGAGGCCCAGAGAAGCCCGACGAGACCGATGTCCCGCTTGAGCCTGGTGCCGGACCCGGCGGTCGGCGGAGCTATTTTGTCAACAACTGCCATGTGTGGGGACCCTCTTCAAAGATGGCGGGTGAGAGTGCGGTGAACGCTAGCGGGCGATTAGGGATCTGCAAAGACCCCAATCCCGAATAGTTATGTTCTGCCCGCCCCTTAGCACAGATTCTTGAGAGTCTCCGACCAGCCGCTACCTGCCAGCATCAGCGCAGGTCAGAGCCGTCAGGGCAGTTGACCACTTACACCTCCGCAAAGTCCGTACCAATATTTGAGCACCATTTGAGCTTTCGCCCCGAGCCATCCAATATGGATGCCCAAGGGGGTTATATCCTTTATCTCCGCCGCATAGTGATGCAGTCGGCGGGGCAGCCGAATCAGCTGCCGTAATGGCGGCTCGGGACGCTGGACCGCCGGTTTGACGCCGCATCAGCCTGGATTCGACGCAGATTCGATGGAGATTCGACTCGGATTCGACTCAGGCTTGGCTCAGGCGCGACTCAGGCTCGGCTCAGGCGTGGCTCGAGCTCGGCTCAGGCGTGGCTCGAGCTCGGCTCAGGCCCGGCTCAGCCGTTCTCCGCGACCAGGGTGATGAACTGGCGCTGCGTGGCCAGCAGCTTGGGCATCGGCAACCCCGAGGAGGTGTCGAGCTTCATCACGGTCGCCTCGACCTCCGCCGGTCCGGTCGCCAGGGTCGAGCGCCGCGGGGTGTCGCGGTTGGTCCAGCTGTGCCGGCGCCCGTCGCACTTGGCCGAGCTGCCGCCGATGCCGTGCTCCTCGGCGCCCGCGCGCAGCTTGCTGCTGACGAAGACGGTGCCGGAGGCCGAGCAGCGGTAGGTGCCGGAGAGGGTGACCGTGCCGTCGGAGCCGAGCACGCCGGTCGGCGATACCGTCACCTCGTCCGACATCGACCGGGAGTCCGCGGCGCCGGCCGGGGCGGCACCCGTCAGCAGGGTGAGCAGCAGGGTGCCGGCCACCGTGGCGGCGGCGGGAAAACGAAGGGCCACGACTACCTCCTGTAACAGAGTCAACACGATGGGCTACCGTGCGTTCGCGCCCAGTGGTACCGCCCCCGGCCCGGCGGCGGCCGCATACTGATCCGTTCGGTGGCGTGTCCCGGGCTGTCGGCAGGGCCCTCTTGCCCTGGCCGGGCGGCCTGCGGCAGGCTCGGGACCAGGGGGCACACCGGCGTGCCCGCCGCGACCCCGAAGGACGACCCTCGATGACGACCCCTCAGGCCCCCCAGAGCGCGATCCCCTCGCTCTTCGCCGGGCTCTGCGACGACGCGGCGATCTTCCCGCCCGGTGACCTCCCGCTCCCCCAGGCGGTGCCCGCCCACCTGGCCCACCGCTCGGCCTGGTACGCGGACCTGGTCGGTCCGTTCCTCTGCGGCGCGGGGCGGATCGGCGCGCTCTCCGACCAGCTCGGCGAGGGCCGGCTGGGCAAGGGCCGGCTGGGCGAGGGCGAACTGCGGGTCGGCCTGATCGTGCCGGACGGCAGCGCGGGCCTGGAGCCGGCGCTGCGCGCGGTGGCGGGTGACCCGCGGCTGCGGATCGAGGGCATCGAGGTGCTGGCCGACCAGGATGTGGCGCCGGCCGAGGGTGTGCGCCGGGTGCGCGAGGCGCTGGACCGGCTGCTGCCCGAGTACGCGCCCGAGGCGCCGACGGCGATCGAGGTGGCCCGCGGGCCGGAGCTGCTCTCGGCGCTGGACGAGCTGGAGGGCGGCCCGTACCGGGCGAAGTTCCGCACCGGTGGCACCACCGCGCAGGCCTTCCCGGGCGAGCTGGAGTTGGCCTCCTTCCTGTACGCGGCGCTCTACCGCAAGCTCTCCTTCAAGTGCACGGCCGGGCTGCACCACGCACTGCGGCACGACGACCAGGAGACCGGTTTCGCGCACCACGGCTTCCTCAACGTGCTGCTGGCCACCCATGCGGCGCTGGACGGAGCCGAGCACGGCGAGCTGGCCGCGCTGCTGAAGGAGCGCGACGGCGAGACGGTGGCCGGCCGGTTGGCCGAGCTGACCGGGGAGCAGCAGCGCGCGGCCCGCGCGGCGTTCACCGCCTTCGGCACCTGCAGCATCGCCGAGCCGCTGGCGGACCTGGTGGCGCTGGGCCTGGTCACGATCCCCTAGAAGGCTGATGAAGATGTTGGGTTCTGGCCCCACCGAGCAAGCGGTGGGGCCAGACTCGTCTTGTGGCGATGGGGGAATGGGCCGGGGAGACGGTCGGGCCGGATGTGTGGGAGACCTGCCGGGAGTTGATCCCGGTGGGCAGTGTGTTCGCGTTCCTGGCCGAGCATCGTGGCCGGGTGTTTCCAGTGGAGATGTTCGCGGACATGTATCCGTCGGCGAACGGCCGCCCGAGCATGCCTCCGCAGATCCTGGCCGCGGCGATCACGCTGCAGGCCCTGCACGGCTTGTCCGACTTCGAGACGGTGCAGGAACTACGGTGTGACCTTCGTTGGAAGGCCGCCTGCGGGCTGGGCCTGTACGACACGGCGTTCGACCCGTCGCTGCTGTCCTACTTCCGCCGCCGGTTGGCCCGTTCTGCCCAGCCCAACCGGGTGTTCGAGGCCGTGCGGGAGGTCGTGAAGGCGACCGGGGTGTTGAAGGGCCGCCAGAAGCGAGCGCTTGACTCGACCGTGCTGGACGACGCGGTCGCCACTCAGGACACCGTCACCCAGCTGATTGCCGCCGTCCGGGCGGTGATCCGCGAGGTCCCCGGCGCCGAGGCGGTCGCAGCCGTGCAATGCACCGCGCACGACTACCGCGATCCGGGCAAGCCCCGCATCGCCTGGAACGACCAGCAGGCCCGGGCCGATCTGGTGGACGCCCTGGTCGGCGACGCGCTGCGGCTGCTCGGGCACCTGCCCGAGCAGCAACTGGGCGAGAAGGCAGCGAACGCGGTCGGGATCCTGGCCCTGGTCGCCGGGCAGGACGTCGAGCCGGCCGACGGCTCCGACGGGCGTGACGGGCGCTGGCGCATTACCCAAGGGACGGCACCTGACCGCGTCATCTCCACCGTCGATCCCCAGGCCCGGCACGTCCACAAGACCCGCACCCGACACCAGGACGGCTACAAGGCCCACCTCGCCGTCGAACCCGAGACCGTGATCTACACCGACGTCGAGCTCACCCCCGGTAGCGGCAGTGAACACCACGAGGCGGCCGTCGCTGCCGAGTTACTCGCTGCCGAGACCGAGCCGGTGGAGGCGTTCGGCGACACCGCGTACTCCACCGGAGGGACCCGCCAGGCCCTGGCCGGCCACCGCCTCTACTTCAAGCCGGTGCCGCAACGACCCGCTGTTGCGGGCGGGTTCGTCCTGGACGATTTCCGCATTGATACCGCCGGGGGCACGGTCGCCTGCCCAGCCGGCACGACCGTTGCGCTCTCGCGCGATCGAGGCCCTGACCTTCCCCGCTCGGCAAACTTCGGGGACCGGTGCACCGGCTGCTGGCTCCGTGAGCGGTGCACGACCTCCAAGACCGGCAAGGCCCTGCGGATCCAGCCCGGCTACGACCTCCAGCGCGCCGCACGGCAACAAGCCGCCGATCCCGCCTGGCAGGCCGCCTACCGCCGATGGCGGCCCCCGGTCGAACGAGCCGTGGCCTGGCTCGTCGGACACGGAAACCGCCGACTGCGCTATCGAGGAACGATCAAGAACAACGCCTGGCTCCACACCCGCGCTGCCGCCCTCAACCTCCGAACACTCATCAACCTCGGACTCGACCACAACGGCACCACCTGGCACATCCGGGCCACCGCCTGAGGGCAGCCGCCCGGATCACACCAAGATCTTCATCAGTCTTCTAGGGCCCGTCCGGCCCTGGCACCACGCGGGAATCTGCTGCACCACCCCTTACCCTGCCCGCTACCTGGCAGTAACCTCACCCGCGTCCCACCCGCGTGCCGCCATCGGGGCCGCGCGCGGGTGTCTCGGGAGGGTTCATGCGTTCTTCTCTGTCCCGCCGCCTGCGCGCGGCGGCCGCCGCCGGCGTGCTCGGCGCCACCCTGCTCGGTGTCTGCGCCGGGCCCGCCTCGGCCGCCGAGACCAAGCACACGCGCTACTACCTGGCGCTCGGCGACTCGCTGGCGGCCGGCTACCAGTCGTTGCCCGGCGGCGGCCACGAGGTCGGCCACGGCTACGCGCAGGACCTGGCCCGCACCCTGGAGCAGCGGGCCGCCGCGGCCGGCCACCCGTTCTCCTTCACCGACCTGGGCTGCCCCGGCGAGACCTCCGGTTCGATGGTCAACGGCGGCTGCCCCTACCCGCACTCCTTCCCGGGCGCTCAACTGGACGCCGCGGTGGCCTACCTGAAGGCCCATCACAAGGACGACCTGGTGGTCACCCTGGACATCGGCGCCAACGACGTGGACGGCTGCGCCGCCGGTGGCAACCTGGACGCGGCCTGCGCCGCCCAGGGCATCGTCACGGCCGGCCGCAACCTCGGCACCGTGCTGAGCCGGCTCAGAGCGGCTGCCGGTCCGCACACCCGGATCGTCGGGATGAACCTCTACGACCCGTTCCTGGCCGCCTGGGTGACCGGCGACAAGGGCAAGGTGCTGGCCGGCCTGTCGGTGCCGCTG is a genomic window of Kitasatospora azatica KCTC 9699 containing:
- a CDS encoding APC family permease, whose protein sequence is MAVVDKIAPPTAGSGTRLKRDIGLVGLLWASVGSIIGSGWLFGAKNAVVVAGPAAIISWGIGAVAIVLLALVHAELGGLFPVSGGTARYPHYAFGGLAGMSFGWFSWLQAATVAPIEVEAMIGYSKFWVGGLQHDNGTLTVTGFVVAVVLMAVFVAVNFLGVRLLAHTNSAATWWKIAVPLGLIFILALTNFHPGNFTSHGFLPYGVKGVLGAISTSGIIFSLLGFEQAIQLSGESKNPKRDIPRAVIGSVIIGTLIYTLLQVVYIGALPGSSFVKGWADLAYQGIEGPFAGLATVIGLGWLAFVLRLDAIISPGGTGLIYTTSTSRISYGLSRNGYAPKAFEKTDARGVPWFGLLMSFVTGVICFLPFPSWQQLVSFISSASVLMYAGAPLALGVFRNRLPDRERPYKLPAAGFISPAAFVIAGLIIYWAGWDTLWRLGAAIIIGYLLLGSYAAYAISKNLPNAPKLNWKAAQWLPVYLIGLLVISYLGGFGDSARNVIPMWWDMALVAGFSLAIYYWARAVALPAAEIEANIGSIEVVDEGGH
- a CDS encoding DUF6299 family protein yields the protein MALRFPAAATVAGTLLLTLLTGAAPAGAADSRSMSDEVTVSPTGVLGSDGTVTLSGTYRCSASGTVFVSSKLRAGAEEHGIGGSSAKCDGRRHSWTNRDTPRRSTLATGPAEVEATVMKLDTSSGLPMPKLLATQRQFITLVAENG
- a CDS encoding IS1182 family transposase, yielding MGEWAGETVGPDVWETCRELIPVGSVFAFLAEHRGRVFPVEMFADMYPSANGRPSMPPQILAAAITLQALHGLSDFETVQELRCDLRWKAACGLGLYDTAFDPSLLSYFRRRLARSAQPNRVFEAVREVVKATGVLKGRQKRALDSTVLDDAVATQDTVTQLIAAVRAVIREVPGAEAVAAVQCTAHDYRDPGKPRIAWNDQQARADLVDALVGDALRLLGHLPEQQLGEKAANAVGILALVAGQDVEPADGSDGRDGRWRITQGTAPDRVISTVDPQARHVHKTRTRHQDGYKAHLAVEPETVIYTDVELTPGSGSEHHEAAVAAELLAAETEPVEAFGDTAYSTGGTRQALAGHRLYFKPVPQRPAVAGGFVLDDFRIDTAGGTVACPAGTTVALSRDRGPDLPRSANFGDRCTGCWLRERCTTSKTGKALRIQPGYDLQRAARQQAADPAWQAAYRRWRPPVERAVAWLVGHGNRRLRYRGTIKNNAWLHTRAAALNLRTLINLGLDHNGTTWHIRATA
- a CDS encoding SGNH/GDSL hydrolase family protein, translated to MRSSLSRRLRAAAAAGVLGATLLGVCAGPASAAETKHTRYYLALGDSLAAGYQSLPGGGHEVGHGYAQDLARTLEQRAAAAGHPFSFTDLGCPGETSGSMVNGGCPYPHSFPGAQLDAAVAYLKAHHKDDLVVTLDIGANDVDGCAAGGNLDAACAAQGIVTAGRNLGTVLSRLRAAAGPHTRIVGMNLYDPFLAAWVTGDKGKVLAGLSVPLADTLNATLECVDAVHGVPTADVAKAFSTNSFFPLVDLGGQQVPLNVARILSWTNMSRGDIHANDTGYQVMADAFLAKL